A genomic segment from Fusarium fujikuroi IMI 58289 draft genome, chromosome FFUJ_chr04 encodes:
- a CDS encoding related to SWI1 Component of SWI/SNF global transcription activator complex, with protein MANPGQFNPAQFNQQMGGAMANGPGSMRNASPSFQNPVYQTNSVIPSKRPRPREDSLAGSPSQNPGMLPTSRSETPQQQPFAGGFQPGAVQQNPGQFSHLQPNGSANASPSPIMSNQMRPGSVPQRVATASPHPFSPSGQQFNPQTSPIPSEHGTPQPNPYMQNMAQGFNPNFASSPANARPSPNPNAMSGNQMMAQQMGQMPQHMGQMQGNMFPPQMQQGQQQQGATNPQRPGMMDAQKMAAYQMRLQQQLQGNTQIQAQMQAQNMGRGMMPNKPVPGMPNGQMQQGGMRPQQRMMANVNPEQFMKNLTTLMNSKGLQLDPNPMVMDRPVNLMVLFQAVQNKGGYKQATTTPNGWPHVAQMLGLPPQNPIVPQTLKTIYERNLYKFEEVWIAQQQKQRMMQQQQQQQQQQQSQQQSQQQPQQPQTPGTLMGQATPQKQMQPGQQMTPGTMGQSGPPAQMQQTPMKQMQPGQPPVNGFSTPQPQMQPQPPVMPGQNRTLSQTIDPSAVPEFPGAPSPATRRAGSMSHNEGRQASAAPVAVEKMPRLAPQTDEYSPCARELSTFGGVDLNAFSKLGAELERWKPDVPPLQELGNIDIGALTKSLQSGIHGETRLALDVLAAASCSMNQLHFIQLRYCDELIEALIECAEDQVEMLAEHTAEVSDEIQISPYEDVLRACRLERFNIRDLPVFGTQEYELDRAVDRLICVTTILRNLSFPGEQNDNHSVLADEIVIKFVCAVIRYLGTRTMLLRSHNNTLDFMKDVVILLSNIAGSVEIPGREQALCLLQFLLAFAPAPNPTVSDGTLFFTQYEPSLHAYLPHAVDALAKLLARDEPNRSHYKAVFALDSSSSPPYELLTRAFGLAIAPIPDKAKTQTRQPNLPSLVEVRKPFLMQGLLSAEILASLAPGHDSGVAQSWLSSGNDFAQNLFRLIRELSQLYEQPQVQGPRTAPRKDPELVYIVVVAVALLRRLAEKAKDPNDPTSSIPAKAMPAPHALLEALSMQSAEWSKDEVLQKLSTFFALGR; from the exons ATGGCCAATCCGGGCCAATTCAATCCTGCTCAGTTTAATCAGCAAATGGGCGGCGCTATGGCTAATGGCCCTGGCTCCATGCGCAATGCTTCACCTTCTTTTCAGAATCCTGTATATCAGACCAATTCCGTTATTCCATCGAAGCGGCCTCGCCCTCGTGAGGATAGTCTCGCCGGCTCTCCTAGCCAAAATCCCGGAATGCTCCCAACGTCGCGCTCTGAGACGCCGCAGCAACAACCATTTGCTGGAGGCTTTCAACCCGGCGCGGTTCAGCAAAACCCTGGCCAGttttctcatcttcaacctaATGGTTCCGCCAATGCCAGCCCCTCCCCGATAATGAGCAACCAAATGCGACCAGGAAGTGTTCCTCAACGGGTCGCGACCGCGTCACCACACCCATTCTCTCCCAGTGGCCAGCAATTCAACCCTCAGACGTCACCGATACCGTCCGAACATGGCACTCCTCAGCCGAACCCCTATATGCAAAATATGGCTCAAGGTTTCAACCCAAACTTTGCTTCATCACCTGCGAACGCGCGACCTTCACCGAATCCGAATGCGATGTCCGGCAACCAAATGATGGCGCAGCAGATGGGTCAAATGCCGCAACACATGGGCCAGATGCAAGGCAATATGTTTCCTCCTCAAATGCAACAGggtcagcaacaacaag gggCAACAAACCCTCAACGCCCGGGCATGATGGACGCGCAGAAGATGGCCGCCTACCAGATGAGATTGCAACAACAACTGCAAGGCAATACTCAAATTCAAGCACAGATGCAGGCGCAAAACATGGGTCGCGGTATGATGCCTAACAAGCCGGTACCTGGAATGCCTAATGGCCAAATGCAACAAGGAGGCATGAGGCCTCAGCAGAGGATGATGGCTAACGTGAATCCTGAACAATTTATGAAGAACCTTACGACCCTAATGAATTCAAAAGGCTTGCAATTGGATCCTAATCCCATGGTGATGGACCGACCGGTTAATCTCATGGTGCTGTTCCAAGCGGTTCAGAACAAGGGAGGATACAAGCAGGCAACTACGACCCCTAACGGCTGGCCCCATGTTGCTCAGATGCTTGGCCTGCCACCCCAGAATCCTATCGTTCCGCAGACGTTGAAGACGATCTATGAACGCAACCTTTATAAGTTTGAGGAAGTGTGGATCGCTCAACAGCAGAAGCAAAGGATGatgcaacagcaacagcaacagcaacagcaacagcaatcACAGCAACAGTCCCAACAGCAACCACAACAGCCACAAACTCCAGGCACCCTCATGGGACAAGCTACTCCACAGAAGCAGATGCAACCTGGACAACAAATGACCCCTGGAACCATGGGCCAATCTGGACCGCCAGCTCAAATGCAACAAACTCCCATGAAGCAAATGCAACCAGGACAGCCTCCAGTGAACGGATTTTCCACACCCCAGCCTCAGATGCAGCCACAGCCTCCAGTAATGCCAGGCCAAAATCGCACACTATCACAAACGATTGACCCTTCTGCTGTGCCAGAGTTCCCGGGCGCTCCCTCTCCAGCAACCCGTAGGGCTGGAAGTATGTCGCACAATGAAGGGCGTCAGGCCTCGGCGGCACCTGTGGCTGTGGAGAAAATGCCTCGGCTTGCACCTCAAACTGACGAGTACAGCCCTTGCGCCCGGGAGCTTTCAACGTTTGGCGGTGTTGACTTGAATGCGTTCAGCAAACTAGGAGCGGAACTCGAACGCTGGAAACCCGATGTACCTCCTCTTCAGGAACTGGGGAACATCGATATCGGTGCTCTTACTAAGAGTTTGCAAAGCGGGATTCATGGCGAGACGCGCCTAGCCCTCGACGTATTGGCAGCTGCATCGTGCTCCATGAATCAATTGCATTTTATTCAGCTTCGGTACTGTGACGAGCTAATAGAGGCTCTCATCGAATGTGCCGAGGATCAAGTGGAGATGCTGGCTGAGCATACAGCCGAAGTCTCCGATGAGATTCAAATATCACCATACGAAGACGTCTTGAGGGCCTGCCGTCTTGAGCGGTTTAATATCCGGGATTTGCCTGTGTTTGGCACCCAAGAGTATGAGCTCGACCGGGCTGTTGACCGTCTAATATGCGTCACAACTATTCTTCGAAACCTGTCGTTCCCTGGCGAACAGAACGATAATCATTCTGTACTTGCCGACGAGATTGTTATCAAATTTGTCTGTGCTGTCATAAGATACCTCGGTACCCGAACTATGCTTCTTCGATCACACAACAATACTCTCGATTTCATGAAAGATGTTGTAATTTTACTCTCCAATATTGCAGGGTCTGTAGAGATACCTGGACGCGAACAGGCTCTCTGCCTCTTGCAGTTTCTCCTGGCATTTGCCCCCGCTCCCAATCCTACAGTCTCAGACGGAACATTATTCTTTACGCAATACGAACCAAGCTTGCACGCCTACCTGCCACATGCTGTCGATGCACTTGCGAAGTTACTAGCTCGTGATGAACCCAATCGGAGTCATTACAAAGCTGTCTTCGCACTCGACTCGAGCAGCAGCCCTCCTTATGAGTTGCTTACTCGTGCCTTCGGTTTGGCCATAGCACCCATACcggacaaggccaagacacAGACGAGACAACCTAACCTCCCATCCCTCGTGGAAGTTCGAAAGCCTTTCTTGATGCAAGGGCTTCTTTCTGCTGAAATCTTGGCTTCACTTGCTCCGGGTCACGACAGCGGAGTCGCCCAATCTTGGCTATCATCTGGCAATGATTTCGCCCAGAATCTATTCAGGCTTATCCGAGAGCTCAGTCAACTGTACGAACAACCCCAAGTTCAAGGTCCCCGAACAGCACCCCGAAAAGACCCCGAGCTGGTGTATATCGTTGTTGTTGCAGTTGCTCTATTAAGACgacttgctgagaaggccaaaGATCCCAACGATCCAACGTCATCCATACCCGCCAAAGCTATGCCGGCACCTCATGCTTTGCTTGAAGCTTTGTCAATGCAATCTGCTGAATGGTCAAAGGATGAAGTACTGCAAAAGCTTTCAACATTTTTTGCTCTAGGGAGGTGA